Proteins encoded within one genomic window of Magnetofaba australis IT-1:
- a CDS encoding recombinase family protein: MPRTFAYARVSTVEQEPENQLREIEAAGFNIESHRIITETVSGSMAIAQRKGFARLIDKMERGDVLVVTKLDRLGRDAVDVSTTVAKLEMMGIRVHCLALGGIDLTSSAGKMTMHVINAIAQFERDLLIERTQAGLARVKAQGKPLGRPPALSPDQQQTVRTLIENGEPISAIARQFSTSRQTIMRIRDQA, from the coding sequence ATGCCCAGAACCTTCGCTTATGCCCGTGTCTCAACCGTTGAACAAGAGCCTGAGAATCAGCTTCGTGAGATTGAGGCGGCAGGCTTCAACATCGAGTCCCACCGGATTATTACGGAAACCGTGTCCGGATCGATGGCCATTGCTCAGCGCAAAGGATTTGCCCGTTTGATCGATAAAATGGAGCGGGGGGACGTGCTTGTTGTCACTAAACTCGACCGACTCGGACGTGACGCCGTTGATGTCAGCACGACCGTGGCCAAGTTGGAGATGATGGGCATCCGCGTGCATTGCCTGGCCCTGGGTGGAATCGATTTGACCAGCTCCGCCGGGAAGATGACCATGCACGTCATCAACGCAATCGCCCAGTTCGAGCGCGACCTTCTCATCGAGCGCACTCAAGCGGGGCTCGCCCGCGTCAAAGCGCAAGGCAAACCGCTCGGGCGACCGCCAGCCCTATCTCCTGATCAGCAGCAGACCGTGCGCACGCTCATTGAGAATGGCGAGCCGATTTCAGCGATTGCACGCCAGTTCTCCACCAGCCGACAGACCATCATGCGGATCAGAGATCAAGCCTGA